One segment of Niveibacterium microcysteis DNA contains the following:
- a CDS encoding GGDEF domain-containing protein translates to MKLHALTLLIANITTVAGIVIALLFLRDSLRRDEALRQWLIGCVALGLGLTAFTLQPVLPTLLGIALTNLLSYGGIATLLAALLSLSGRRAPIVLLGLPIVALTAAQVLQPDDADSRRLLSAIVGVALFLAGAVVALQPVPGASRRTRAVLAASLLLGAIAFAMRIVAVLRPMLAGDPSITLDVSHGLFLIACLLASSFAMVLVHLEREGEQSHRLATLDPQTGSYNRHTLLQLGQRELARAQRRERPLSVLMMKVDDPAGGQPTRSPQDDERTVLHLAELVAGTLQRQDLFGRFGSAEFCAVLPDTALDGAHQVAERLRIRAETVSGTECGVSYTLTLSAAERLPNELSFLQLSARADASLHGANAPNQIVNAHDGAPMTRANVSFTTG, encoded by the coding sequence ATGAAGCTCCACGCCCTAACCCTTCTCATCGCGAACATCACCACGGTTGCCGGCATCGTCATCGCGCTGCTCTTCTTGCGCGACAGCCTGCGCCGCGACGAAGCGCTGCGGCAGTGGCTGATCGGCTGCGTTGCCTTGGGGCTCGGCCTGACGGCTTTCACGCTGCAGCCAGTCCTGCCGACGCTGCTGGGCATCGCGCTGACCAACCTGCTGAGCTACGGTGGCATCGCGACGCTGCTTGCCGCCCTGCTTTCGCTCAGCGGGCGACGCGCGCCAATCGTGTTGCTGGGTTTGCCGATCGTCGCGCTCACCGCCGCGCAGGTGCTGCAACCGGACGACGCGGACTCGCGTCGACTGCTCAGCGCAATCGTCGGCGTGGCGCTGTTCCTGGCCGGCGCCGTCGTCGCGCTGCAACCGGTTCCCGGCGCGTCGCGGCGCACCCGTGCGGTGCTGGCGGCCAGCCTGCTGCTCGGCGCCATCGCATTCGCGATGCGCATCGTCGCGGTATTGCGCCCGATGCTGGCAGGCGACCCGTCGATCACGTTGGACGTGAGCCACGGCTTGTTCCTGATTGCCTGCCTGCTCGCGAGCAGCTTCGCGATGGTGCTGGTTCACCTCGAACGGGAGGGCGAGCAAAGCCATCGCCTCGCGACACTCGATCCACAGACCGGCAGTTACAACCGCCACACGCTGCTACAGCTTGGGCAGCGCGAACTGGCGCGCGCGCAGCGCCGCGAGCGCCCGCTGAGCGTGCTGATGATGAAGGTGGATGACCCCGCTGGCGGACAACCCACCCGCAGCCCACAGGACGACGAGCGCACCGTGCTGCATCTGGCAGAACTGGTGGCCGGCACCCTGCAACGCCAGGATCTCTTTGGGCGTTTCGGCAGTGCGGAATTCTGTGCCGTACTGCCGGATACGGCGCTCGACGGCGCCCACCAAGTGGCGGAACGCCTGCGGATTCGCGCCGAGACGGTTTCCGGCACCGAATGCGGTGTGTCTTACACGCTCACGTTGAGCGCCGCTGAGCGGCTGCCCAACGAGTTGTCCTTCCTGCAGCTCTCGGCGCGGGCCGACGCTTCGCTGCACGGCGCCAACGCGCCGAACCAGATCGTCAATGCACACGATGGCGCCCCGATGACCCGGGCAAACGTGAGCTTCACGACGGGCTGA
- a CDS encoding pseudouridine synthase: MNKPGKPKAERPSLTGTRTGPRARAAMERAIAARRDAPPRDETRRNPREDEGRREGGWNDRPRNPQGAPRGDERDRPQRWGDAPRGGRDERDAPRRSYRDDDVRRRTGDDFSRGKPAPRRDDERPRFERDDRAPRGDNRAEGPRGPRDGERPRYQGDRPRYEGDRSRAPSDRPRYEGDRPREGGDRPRYQGDRPRNDGRFEGNSQGDRGGRDESRPRDQRQWGDRPPRGEGGFPRDERPRREGSYPRDERPRGQGGFNREQAPRREGSFNRDERPRGPGGFNRDDAPRRDGAYNRDERPRSGGFERDERPRREGGGFNRDERPREGGYNRDGQARREGGYSRDGGGAYARDERPRRSEGPAGDSRGPARDDRGGPTDRPARPSWGDRPPRPSGERGRYPQPPRDPGFAPRTRRHEVEEDDEDEEDDLPQGVRVSKLMAARGICSRREADEYIERGWVFVNGERVKELGRRTEPDAKITLAPEAAKLQGTRMTILLHKPIGFVSGQPEDDYPPAASLITQSSQYRPDGGPELKPAHFHGLAPAGRLDIDSTGLLVLTQDGRVARQLIGEDSTVEKEYLVRVEGELSAEGLALLNHGLELDGKELRPAKVEWLNEDQLRFVLREGRKRQIRRMCELVGLKVTGLKRIRIGRVVLGDLPQGQWRFLREDESFE, translated from the coding sequence GTGAACAAGCCCGGCAAACCGAAGGCTGAGCGCCCGTCGCTGACCGGTACGCGTACCGGCCCGCGTGCCAGGGCCGCCATGGAGCGCGCAATCGCTGCGCGCCGTGATGCCCCGCCGCGCGACGAGACGCGTCGCAATCCGCGCGAAGACGAAGGTCGCCGCGAAGGCGGCTGGAACGATCGCCCGCGCAATCCGCAGGGCGCCCCCCGCGGCGATGAGCGCGACCGCCCGCAGCGTTGGGGCGACGCCCCGCGCGGCGGCCGTGACGAGCGTGATGCGCCGCGGCGCAGCTACCGCGACGACGATGTTCGGCGCCGTACCGGCGACGATTTCTCCCGCGGCAAGCCGGCGCCGCGCCGCGACGATGAGCGCCCGCGTTTTGAGCGCGACGATCGTGCGCCGCGTGGTGATAACCGCGCTGAAGGCCCGCGTGGTCCGCGCGATGGCGAACGCCCGCGCTACCAGGGCGACCGCCCCCGCTACGAGGGGGACCGTTCGCGTGCACCGTCGGATCGTCCGCGTTACGAAGGTGACCGTCCTCGCGAGGGCGGCGATCGGCCGCGTTACCAAGGTGATCGACCGCGCAACGACGGCCGCTTTGAAGGCAATTCCCAGGGCGACCGCGGTGGCCGTGATGAGAGCCGTCCGCGCGATCAGCGCCAGTGGGGTGATCGCCCGCCGCGCGGCGAAGGTGGCTTCCCGCGCGATGAGCGTCCGCGCCGCGAAGGCAGCTATCCGCGCGACGAGCGTCCGCGTGGCCAAGGTGGTTTCAACCGTGAGCAGGCCCCGCGCCGCGAGGGTTCGTTCAACCGTGATGAACGCCCCCGCGGCCCCGGTGGCTTCAACCGGGACGACGCACCGCGCCGTGACGGTGCTTACAACCGCGACGAGCGGCCGCGCAGCGGCGGCTTCGAGCGCGATGAACGGCCGCGCCGCGAAGGTGGTGGATTCAATCGCGACGAGCGTCCGCGCGAGGGGGGCTACAACCGCGACGGACAGGCCCGCCGCGAAGGCGGCTATTCGCGTGACGGCGGCGGTGCTTACGCCCGTGATGAGCGCCCGCGCCGCAGCGAAGGCCCGGCCGGCGACAGCCGTGGTCCGGCGCGCGACGATCGCGGTGGACCTACCGATCGTCCGGCACGCCCGAGCTGGGGCGATAGGCCGCCGCGGCCGAGCGGCGAACGTGGTCGTTACCCGCAGCCGCCGCGCGACCCCGGCTTTGCGCCGCGTACCCGGCGCCACGAAGTCGAGGAAGACGACGAGGATGAAGAGGACGATCTGCCGCAGGGCGTGCGTGTCTCCAAGCTGATGGCCGCTCGCGGCATCTGCTCGCGCCGCGAGGCGGACGAGTACATCGAGCGCGGCTGGGTCTTCGTCAACGGTGAGCGCGTCAAGGAACTGGGGCGGCGCACCGAGCCCGACGCAAAGATCACGCTCGCACCCGAGGCGGCCAAGCTGCAGGGCACGCGCATGACGATCCTGCTGCACAAGCCGATCGGATTCGTTTCCGGCCAGCCGGAAGATGACTACCCGCCGGCTGCATCGCTGATTACGCAGTCCAGCCAGTACCGGCCGGATGGCGGCCCGGAGCTCAAGCCGGCGCACTTCCATGGTCTCGCCCCGGCGGGCCGGCTCGATATCGATTCGACCGGGCTGCTGGTGCTGACGCAGGATGGCCGTGTCGCGCGCCAGCTGATCGGTGAGGATTCGACGGTCGAGAAGGAATATCTCGTTCGCGTCGAAGGCGAGCTGAGCGCCGAGGGGCTGGCACTGCTCAATCACGGACTGGAGCTGGATGGCAAAGAACTGCGCCCGGCCAAGGTCGAGTGGTTGAACGAAGACCAGTTGCGCTTCGTGCTGCGTGAGGGCCGCAAGCGTCAGATCCGCCGCATGTGCGAATTGGTCGGCCTAAAGGTGACTGGCCTCAAGCGCATCCGTATCGGCCGTGTGGTCCTTGGCGATCTGCCGCAAGGGCAATGGCGATTCCTGCGTGAGGATGAATCCTTCGAGTAA
- a CDS encoding DUF6394 family protein, which produces MNLEKVVFGFFIVLAATMNFGFFIGDIDNPVHHDVFELFVAIVVNLIATVLKFGDRTQIGAIHLATSLVADLQLIAAAIYWAYSVHVSGVGMTPGVTASVVSLAAGAMLANVVSVVILIAETVMMRR; this is translated from the coding sequence GTGAACCTCGAGAAAGTGGTCTTCGGTTTCTTCATCGTGCTGGCTGCGACGATGAACTTCGGCTTCTTCATCGGTGACATCGATAATCCGGTACACCACGATGTGTTCGAGCTCTTCGTGGCGATCGTCGTGAATCTGATTGCGACGGTTCTGAAATTCGGTGACCGCACACAGATCGGCGCCATCCATCTCGCAACAAGCCTCGTCGCCGATCTGCAGCTGATCGCGGCAGCCATCTACTGGGCCTACTCGGTGCACGTCTCCGGCGTCGGCATGACGCCCGGCGTTACCGCCAGCGTCGTATCGCTGGCAGCCGGCGCGATGCTCGCCAATGTGGTGTCGGTCGTAATCCTGATTGCCGAAACGGTGATGATGCGTCGCTGA
- a CDS encoding GGDEF domain-containing protein — translation MIDVPTLLAVLSLDCLVIAATVFATRVGRMQHGQASWVVALLTQSAAMLLFIAMALTPPGMATIVANMVLLSASLSLFAASMAAFAERPLPRLLLVLPPVLLGIQHAIYADDFITRALASNAVLAFQLALCAWPLMRTGDTGSARYRWMVLGSFVLGSVSTLLRLAELLVAPERLPDLSVGEPINAMSFLLNHVNLIVGNLGIALMHRERSRANAERLVARDALTELFNRRSFTQQAARELLRAERGGQPVSVLVVDPDHFRQINARFGPLAGDRVLCQLAHDITTTLRGQDLCARISADEFAVLLPDTSLEGAAVLAERMRVQCGAQPVGPDLVHFTVSIGVAEAMPGERDPAPLLARAQTALAQAKQAGRNRVARAEVAA, via the coding sequence ATGATCGACGTTCCAACCCTGCTTGCCGTGCTGTCACTCGATTGCCTGGTGATCGCGGCGACCGTCTTCGCGACGCGTGTCGGCCGCATGCAGCACGGACAAGCGAGTTGGGTCGTTGCACTGCTGACGCAATCGGCGGCCATGTTGCTGTTCATTGCAATGGCGCTGACACCGCCCGGCATGGCGACGATCGTCGCCAACATGGTGCTGCTCTCGGCGAGTCTTTCCCTGTTCGCCGCGTCGATGGCCGCGTTTGCCGAGCGGCCCCTGCCAAGGCTCCTGCTGGTGCTGCCGCCGGTCTTGCTGGGCATCCAGCACGCCATCTACGCCGACGATTTCATCACGCGTGCCCTGGCCTCGAACGCCGTGCTGGCGTTTCAGCTGGCCCTTTGCGCATGGCCGCTGATGCGCACCGGCGACACCGGATCGGCCCGCTACCGCTGGATGGTGCTCGGCAGCTTTGTGCTCGGCAGCGTATCGACGCTGCTGCGTCTGGCCGAGCTGTTGGTGGCGCCGGAGCGGCTGCCCGACCTGAGCGTGGGCGAACCGATCAACGCGATGAGCTTCCTGCTCAACCATGTGAATCTGATCGTCGGCAACCTCGGCATCGCGCTGATGCACCGTGAGCGGAGCCGCGCCAATGCCGAACGGCTGGTTGCGCGGGATGCGCTGACCGAACTTTTCAACCGACGCAGTTTCACGCAGCAGGCTGCGCGCGAATTGCTGCGCGCGGAGCGCGGCGGCCAGCCTGTCTCGGTGCTGGTGGTGGACCCCGATCACTTCCGCCAGATCAATGCACGCTTTGGCCCACTGGCCGGTGACCGGGTGTTGTGCCAGCTCGCGCATGACATCACCACGACGCTGCGCGGCCAGGATCTCTGCGCACGTATCAGCGCCGACGAATTCGCGGTGCTGCTGCCGGATACATCGCTAGAAGGCGCGGCCGTACTGGCCGAGCGCATGCGCGTGCAGTGCGGCGCGCAGCCGGTGGGGCCGGACCTGGTGCATTTCACCGTCAGCATCGGCGTTGCCGAAGCGATGCCGGGCGAACGCGACCCGGCGCCGTTGCTGGCGCGTGCGCAAACGGCTCTTGCACAGGCCAAGCAGGCCGGCCGCAACCGCGTTGCACGCGCAGAGGTGGCAGCATGA
- a CDS encoding AI-2E family transporter: MSESPRGARGVQIAAWLLTGGALLAVLLLHLLPALFAGLLVFELVALLTPVLARAIPNQKAKLVAVTLLSVVVVAALVGSGFALARVLGQEVGSAAGLFRKLATLLEDVRGVFPPWLLAYLPADPDALEHATGKWLAAHATQLQSAGTAFGRGFVKALVGMVIGAMLALHEVQPNQPGGPLSRALRECATHLATAFRRVVFAQVWISAINTTFTGIFLMVVLPLCGIHLPLLKTMLAITFLAGLLPVIGNLISNSLITFIGLSISVKVGAAALLYLILIHKLEYFLNARIVGGHINARAWELLIAMLAFESAFGLAGLVAAPVYYAYVKDELRRHGQI, from the coding sequence ATGTCCGAATCCCCCCGTGGCGCCCGAGGCGTCCAAATCGCCGCCTGGCTACTGACCGGCGGTGCCCTGCTTGCAGTGCTGCTGCTGCACCTCTTGCCCGCGCTTTTCGCTGGCCTGCTCGTCTTTGAACTTGTCGCGCTGCTCACACCGGTGCTTGCGCGCGCGATTCCGAACCAGAAGGCCAAGCTGGTCGCCGTCACCCTGCTTTCGGTCGTCGTCGTCGCGGCGCTGGTCGGCAGCGGCTTTGCTTTGGCGAGAGTACTGGGGCAGGAGGTTGGCAGTGCTGCCGGCTTGTTCCGCAAGCTCGCCACCTTGCTCGAAGATGTGCGCGGCGTGTTCCCGCCGTGGCTGCTCGCCTACCTGCCGGCCGACCCGGATGCGCTGGAGCACGCCACCGGCAAGTGGCTCGCCGCCCACGCCACGCAACTGCAAAGCGCCGGCACGGCGTTCGGCCGCGGCTTCGTCAAAGCCCTGGTGGGCATGGTGATCGGCGCGATGCTGGCGTTGCATGAGGTGCAGCCCAACCAGCCGGGCGGCCCACTGTCCCGCGCACTGCGTGAATGCGCCACCCACCTCGCGACCGCATTCCGCCGCGTGGTGTTCGCCCAGGTGTGGATCTCGGCGATCAACACCACCTTCACCGGTATCTTCCTGATGGTCGTGCTGCCGCTCTGCGGCATTCACCTGCCCCTGCTCAAGACGATGTTGGCAATCACCTTCCTCGCCGGCTTGCTGCCTGTGATCGGCAACCTGATTTCCAACTCACTGATCACTTTCATCGGCCTGTCGATTTCGGTCAAGGTCGGTGCAGCGGCGCTGCTCTACCTGATCTTGATCCACAAGCTGGAGTACTTCCTCAATGCGCGGATCGTCGGCGGCCACATCAACGCCCGCGCCTGGGAGTTGCTGATTGCAATGCTGGCGTTCGAGTCCGCCTTCGGTCTTGCCGGGCTGGTGGCCGCGCCGGTTTACTATGCGTACGTAAAGGACGAACTGCGCCGCCACGGACAGATCTGA
- a CDS encoding glycine zipper domain-containing protein, with protein MYSKVMVKLAFALACVGVAQANDGQTAIGGGLGAAAGTAIGHTVGGKSGELIGGALGGALGAGVMSDKRGKNGAMIGGAIGGASGAAVGRASGGKTGAIVGAGVGGAAGSVLGKNISEPSHSRYDSRRVRYDDYDHRPPGHYKHKHHHGHGHGHDHDWDD; from the coding sequence ATGTACAGCAAGGTCATGGTCAAGCTGGCGTTTGCGCTGGCGTGTGTGGGCGTGGCCCAGGCGAACGATGGGCAAACCGCGATTGGTGGTGGGCTTGGCGCCGCCGCGGGGACCGCGATTGGCCATACGGTTGGCGGGAAGTCCGGCGAGCTGATTGGTGGCGCGCTCGGTGGCGCGCTGGGCGCTGGCGTGATGTCGGACAAGCGCGGCAAGAATGGCGCGATGATTGGCGGCGCGATCGGCGGCGCCTCGGGCGCAGCGGTCGGGCGCGCCAGCGGCGGCAAGACGGGCGCCATCGTGGGGGCTGGCGTGGGCGGTGCTGCCGGGTCGGTGCTGGGCAAGAACATCAGTGAGCCGAGCCACAGCCGCTACGATTCGCGGCGTGTGCGCTACGACGACTACGATCATCGCCCGCCGGGTCACTACAAGCACAAACACCACCACGGTCATGGCCACGGCCACGACCACGACTGGGACGATTGA
- a CDS encoding FKBP-type peptidyl-prolyl cis-trans isomerase: MLDVLSNEVVIEDSVVGEGAEAVAGRQVVVHYTGWLTNGTKFDSSKDRNDPFKFPLGAGRVIRGWDDGVVGMKVGGTRKLTIPPQLGYGARGAGGVIPPNATLVFEVELLDVL, encoded by the coding sequence CTGCTCGACGTGCTGTCGAACGAGGTCGTGATCGAAGACAGCGTCGTTGGCGAAGGCGCCGAAGCGGTGGCCGGCCGCCAGGTGGTCGTGCATTACACCGGCTGGCTGACCAACGGCACCAAGTTCGATTCGAGCAAGGACCGCAACGACCCCTTCAAATTCCCGCTTGGCGCCGGCCGCGTGATCCGCGGTTGGGACGACGGCGTGGTCGGCATGAAGGTCGGTGGCACCCGCAAGCTGACGATCCCGCCGCAGCTTGGCTACGGTGCACGGGGCGCGGGCGGTGTGATTCCGCCCAATGCAACCCTGGTGTTCGAAGTTGAACTGCTGGATGTGCTGTGA
- a CDS encoding potassium channel family protein, protein MDSVIFLMLRRMRAPLIVLIAIYAISMLGLALIPGADANGRPAPPMSFFHAFYFVSYTATTIGFGEIPNAFSDAQRMWTVLCIYLTVVGWTYSIVTLLGLLQDKGFQAAFAKIRFARSVRRLGEPFYLICGCGETGTLIGSALDRIGTRFVVLELSEHRVQELDLLEWRADAPALAGDAREPELLKLAGLLHPKCRGVLAVTSNEEANLAVAIAVRLLRPDVPVLARARSDSVNANMASFGTDHIINPFRRFADQLALAVRAPDVFRLEQLLTGIPDEPAPEPHRPPRGDWIVCGYGRFGHAIVAALDSEAQPVTLITPEPLTLPDRRCITGVGTEAEPLVAAGVRTAVGIVAGTDNDVNNLSIAVTARELNPSIFVVMRQNHASNSALFDAFVGDFALVPSRLIAQECIATLTTPLLSEFLGRVRLQENHWAAEVIAQLESVCPGQVPDIRGITLNITEARAAYLHLMADAPLVLADAMRDNTDRDTRLPLVPLMLRRGQALILLPPAHTRLEAGDALLIAGPRTALTRLQLSLQNANAFDYVLHGRSAPGGWIWRARAALKARPR, encoded by the coding sequence ATGGACAGCGTCATCTTCCTGATGCTGCGGCGCATGCGTGCGCCGCTGATCGTGCTGATCGCGATCTACGCGATCTCGATGCTCGGTCTCGCGCTGATCCCCGGCGCGGACGCAAACGGCCGGCCAGCGCCGCCGATGAGCTTTTTCCACGCCTTCTACTTCGTCAGCTACACCGCCACCACCATCGGCTTTGGCGAAATCCCCAACGCGTTTTCCGACGCGCAGCGGATGTGGACCGTGCTGTGCATCTACCTCACGGTGGTCGGCTGGACCTACTCGATCGTCACCCTGCTCGGGCTGCTGCAGGACAAGGGCTTCCAGGCCGCATTCGCGAAGATCCGCTTCGCCCGCTCGGTGCGGCGCCTCGGCGAGCCGTTCTACCTGATCTGCGGTTGCGGTGAGACTGGCACCTTGATCGGCAGCGCCCTGGACCGCATCGGCACCCGCTTCGTGGTACTGGAGCTCTCGGAGCATCGTGTGCAGGAGCTCGACTTGCTTGAATGGCGTGCCGACGCCCCCGCACTCGCGGGTGACGCGCGGGAGCCTGAACTACTCAAGCTGGCCGGCCTGCTGCATCCAAAGTGTCGCGGCGTGCTAGCGGTGACCAGCAACGAGGAGGCCAACCTCGCCGTCGCCATCGCCGTACGCCTGCTAAGGCCCGATGTGCCGGTGCTCGCTCGCGCGCGCTCCGATTCCGTCAACGCGAACATGGCCTCGTTCGGCACCGACCACATCATCAATCCGTTCCGCCGCTTCGCCGATCAGCTTGCGCTGGCGGTGCGCGCGCCCGATGTGTTCCGCCTTGAACAACTGCTCACCGGCATTCCGGACGAACCTGCGCCAGAGCCGCACCGCCCACCGCGCGGTGACTGGATCGTGTGCGGCTATGGCCGCTTTGGGCACGCCATCGTGGCGGCGCTCGACAGCGAGGCACAGCCAGTCACCCTGATCACGCCAGAGCCGCTGACGCTGCCGGATCGGCGTTGCATCACCGGGGTCGGTACCGAGGCCGAACCGCTGGTGGCGGCCGGCGTGCGCACGGCGGTGGGTATCGTCGCCGGCACCGACAACGACGTGAACAACCTCTCCATCGCCGTCACGGCGCGCGAACTCAACCCGTCGATCTTCGTCGTGATGCGACAGAACCATGCGTCCAACAGTGCCCTGTTCGACGCCTTCGTCGGCGACTTCGCACTGGTGCCCAGCCGCCTGATCGCCCAGGAATGCATTGCCACGCTCACGACACCGCTGCTGTCGGAATTCCTCGGCCGAGTGCGCCTGCAGGAAAACCACTGGGCGGCAGAAGTGATCGCGCAGCTTGAATCTGTGTGCCCCGGGCAAGTGCCGGACATCCGCGGTATCACCTTGAACATCACCGAGGCGCGCGCCGCCTATCTGCATCTGATGGCCGACGCACCGCTCGTGCTGGCCGACGCGATGCGCGACAACACCGACCGCGACACCCGCCTGCCGCTTGTGCCACTGATGCTGCGCCGCGGTCAGGCATTGATCCTGCTGCCACCGGCACACACGCGCCTGGAGGCGGGCGACGCGCTGTTGATCGCCGGGCCCCGCACTGCGCTCACGCGCCTGCAGCTGTCACTTCAGAACGCCAACGCGTTCGACTATGTGCTGCACGGGCGCAGCGCCCCGGGCGGATGGATCTGGCGCGCGCGCGCTGCGCTGAAGGCGCGCCCACGATGA
- a CDS encoding citrate transporter, producing MNHHTPGIRLLKLAAPLALLAMPAIARASDGILLGPIPMDFVLFALTLLGVALFHDHTLKVAVSGLFAIVAYKLAFTGFKFGDGMPGLGMHFAHEWVTLANLFLLLMGFALLARHFEKTRVPVVLPAILPDDWKGGFVMLVMVFVISSFLDNIAAALIGGAMAHQLFRGRVHVGYLAAIVAASNAGGSGSVVGDTTTTMMWIDGVAPLDVFHAYAAAGVALVVCGIPAAIQQQRYSPIIKNAHEHTRVDWPRTVIVVAILAAAIVANIVANVSFPGLADQLPVIGIAVWLVLLLTAGLRRPDWEIMPETLKGTIFLLSLVSCASLMPVEKLPLASWQTAFGLGFVSAVFDNIPLTALALRQGGYDWGVLAYAVGFGGSMLWFGSSAGVALSSQFPQARSVAHWLRHGWHVALAYVVGFAVMMMVVGWQPHPPHKAGSTPAAAVATH from the coding sequence GTGAATCACCACACCCCAGGCATACGCCTGTTGAAGCTGGCCGCGCCGCTGGCGCTGCTGGCGATGCCTGCTATCGCGCGGGCATCGGATGGCATCCTGCTCGGCCCGATACCGATGGACTTTGTGCTCTTCGCACTCACCTTGCTGGGCGTGGCGCTGTTCCACGACCACACGCTCAAGGTCGCGGTTTCCGGTCTGTTCGCCATCGTTGCGTACAAGCTGGCCTTCACCGGCTTCAAGTTCGGCGACGGCATGCCGGGCCTCGGCATGCACTTTGCCCACGAGTGGGTGACGCTCGCCAACCTGTTTCTGTTGCTGATGGGGTTTGCGCTGCTGGCGCGCCACTTCGAGAAGACGCGGGTGCCGGTGGTCTTGCCGGCGATCCTGCCTGACGACTGGAAGGGCGGCTTCGTGATGCTGGTGATGGTCTTCGTGATCTCCAGCTTTCTCGACAACATCGCCGCGGCCTTGATCGGCGGCGCGATGGCGCACCAACTGTTTCGTGGCCGGGTGCACGTGGGCTACCTGGCGGCCATCGTCGCGGCGTCCAACGCGGGTGGCTCCGGCTCGGTGGTTGGCGACACGACCACCACGATGATGTGGATCGACGGCGTGGCGCCGCTCGACGTATTCCACGCCTATGCGGCAGCCGGCGTTGCGCTGGTGGTGTGCGGCATTCCGGCGGCCATCCAGCAGCAGCGCTACTCGCCGATCATCAAGAATGCGCATGAGCACACCCGGGTCGACTGGCCGCGTACCGTGATTGTCGTGGCCATTCTGGCTGCGGCGATCGTCGCTAACATCGTGGCCAACGTCAGCTTCCCCGGGCTCGCCGACCAGCTGCCGGTGATCGGCATCGCGGTGTGGCTCGTGCTCTTGCTGACGGCCGGCCTGCGGCGACCGGATTGGGAAATCATGCCCGAGACACTCAAGGGCACGATCTTCCTGCTCTCGCTCGTCAGCTGCGCGTCGCTGATGCCGGTCGAGAAGCTGCCGCTCGCATCCTGGCAAACGGCGTTCGGCCTCGGTTTCGTGTCAGCGGTGTTCGACAACATTCCGCTCACCGCGCTGGCCTTGCGTCAGGGCGGCTACGACTGGGGCGTGCTCGCGTACGCGGTCGGCTTTGGCGGTTCGATGCTGTGGTTCGGCTCGTCGGCCGGCGTGGCCTTGTCGAGCCAGTTCCCGCAGGCGCGCTCGGTTGCGCACTGGCTGCGCCACGGCTGGCATGTGGCGCTGGCTTACGTTGTCGGCTTCGCGGTAATGATGATGGTCGTGGGCTGGCAGCCGCATCCGCCGCACAAGGCGGGGAGCACACCCGCGGCTGCGGTCGCAACGCACTGA
- a CDS encoding ferritin family protein, with the protein MSLRPIRSVPEFYASAIAIEHDAIACYTEFAQRMEALGNAETAELFREIARQEEGHASELERCADGCQMPSSASREPRTAFVDANAANGAVLNPLGALQIAMGAERRAVSFYQNVSLTSPDPVVRELAEGMILEEFEHLRLLERLSARLGG; encoded by the coding sequence ATGAGCTTGCGTCCGATTCGCTCGGTGCCGGAGTTCTATGCCAGCGCCATCGCCATCGAACATGATGCGATCGCCTGCTACACCGAGTTCGCCCAACGTATGGAGGCGCTCGGCAATGCCGAGACAGCCGAGTTGTTCCGTGAAATCGCGCGCCAGGAGGAAGGGCATGCGAGCGAGCTGGAGCGATGCGCCGATGGCTGCCAGATGCCCTCATCCGCATCGCGGGAACCACGTACCGCCTTTGTCGACGCCAACGCAGCCAACGGCGCCGTACTGAACCCGCTTGGCGCGCTGCAGATCGCAATGGGGGCCGAACGGCGTGCCGTGAGCTTCTATCAGAACGTCAGCCTGACCTCGCCCGACCCGGTCGTGCGTGAGCTGGCCGAAGGCATGATCCTTGAAGAATTCGAGCACCTGCGGCTGCTCGAAAGGCTCTCGGCGCGGCTGGGTGGCTGA